In a single window of the Rhodothermales bacterium genome:
- a CDS encoding ABC transporter permease, protein MLKNYLVVALRSLHRQKGYAALNVVGLSVGLACAFFILLWITSEVRYERFHENGDNLYRVMRHAEFGGEVQTWHAVPTPLAEVLEADYPEVEHATLLSWPVSPLFTRGDAIHRGEGYYAGPAFFEMFSFPLLAGDPATVLDDPSSVVISETLAAKVFGADWTADEVLGQTLTVEHRKDFRITGISAAVTEPTVFRFDFILPVEDYTARNEWTEHWGNAGLEIYVELREGTSAAALDAKIADVINEHNDAANATPFLQPVADMRLWGLYEDGELAGGRIEYVRILGVVAVFLLLIAAINFMNLATARSAQRAREIGVRKALGAGKSSLVRQFLVETVVLALVAFALALGLVATLLPAFNDLVRSDLALGDLPPSYYLIGVGIAIVTGLVAGSYPALYLSSFSPVAVLRGTFRQGRGEVRFREGLVVFQFALSTLLIVGTLTVYLQMDYVREKNLGLDRENVVSMTLEGPARDQFESFRQELLGRPGIASVTASNQNPLNVGNSTTDPTWAGKPEDDNTLFYVINTRHGFVETMDMELVAGRTFSRDFAADSANVIINERAAEAMGMENPLGQDLALWGREGQIVGVVKDFHIRSLYAPIEPTILRLEPEYSDFLYVRTAAGETAAALASLEAVYARFNPGYPFETTFLDEEYERMYQGELVVGTLANFFAGVAISIACLGLFGLAAYTAERRRKEIGVRKVLGASVGGVVTLLSRDFVRLVLIGFALAAPLAWWLMNRWLDGFAYRVDLGAGVFLVAGAAALVIALAAVSGQALRAATADPVESLRYE, encoded by the coding sequence ATGCTCAAGAACTACCTCGTCGTCGCCCTCCGCAGTCTCCACCGGCAGAAGGGCTACGCCGCGCTGAATGTCGTCGGCCTCTCCGTCGGGCTCGCGTGCGCGTTCTTCATCCTGCTCTGGATCACGAGCGAGGTCCGCTACGAGCGCTTCCACGAGAACGGCGACAACCTCTACCGCGTGATGCGCCACGCCGAGTTCGGCGGCGAGGTCCAGACCTGGCACGCCGTGCCGACGCCGCTGGCCGAGGTGCTGGAGGCGGATTACCCCGAGGTCGAGCACGCGACGTTGCTCTCGTGGCCGGTGAGCCCCCTCTTCACGCGCGGCGACGCGATCCATCGCGGGGAGGGCTACTACGCGGGCCCCGCCTTTTTCGAGATGTTCTCGTTCCCGCTCCTCGCGGGCGACCCCGCGACGGTGCTCGATGACCCGTCGTCGGTCGTGATTTCGGAGACGCTCGCCGCGAAGGTGTTCGGGGCGGACTGGACGGCCGACGAGGTCCTCGGACAGACGCTCACCGTCGAGCACCGGAAGGACTTCCGCATCACCGGCATCTCCGCCGCCGTGACCGAGCCCACCGTCTTCCGGTTCGACTTCATCCTCCCGGTGGAGGACTACACCGCGCGCAACGAGTGGACGGAGCACTGGGGCAACGCCGGGCTGGAGATCTACGTCGAGTTGAGGGAGGGCACCTCGGCCGCCGCGCTCGACGCGAAGATCGCCGACGTCATCAACGAGCACAACGACGCGGCGAACGCGACGCCGTTCCTACAGCCGGTCGCGGACATGCGCCTCTGGGGGCTCTACGAGGACGGCGAGCTCGCAGGGGGGCGGATCGAGTACGTCCGCATCCTCGGCGTCGTGGCCGTCTTCCTGCTGCTCATCGCGGCCATCAACTTCATGAACCTCGCCACGGCGCGGAGCGCGCAGCGCGCCCGCGAGATCGGCGTGCGCAAGGCGCTCGGGGCGGGCAAGAGCTCGCTCGTGCGGCAGTTCCTCGTCGAGACGGTCGTGCTGGCGCTCGTCGCCTTCGCGCTCGCGCTCGGCCTCGTCGCCACGCTGCTCCCCGCCTTCAACGACCTCGTGCGGAGTGACCTCGCCCTCGGCGACCTCCCGCCGAGCTACTACCTCATCGGCGTGGGCATCGCCATCGTGACGGGGCTCGTCGCCGGGAGCTACCCCGCGCTCTACCTCTCGTCGTTCAGCCCTGTGGCGGTCCTGCGCGGGACGTTCCGGCAGGGGCGGGGCGAGGTGCGCTTCCGCGAGGGCCTCGTCGTGTTCCAGTTCGCCCTCTCGACGCTCCTCATCGTGGGCACGCTCACGGTCTACCTCCAGATGGACTACGTCCGCGAGAAGAACCTCGGCCTCGACCGCGAGAACGTCGTATCGATGACGCTGGAAGGGCCGGCGCGGGACCAGTTCGAGTCGTTTCGGCAGGAGCTGCTCGGGCGCCCCGGCATCGCGTCCGTGACGGCGTCGAACCAGAACCCCCTCAACGTGGGCAACTCCACGACGGACCCGACGTGGGCGGGCAAGCCCGAGGACGACAACACTCTCTTCTACGTCATCAACACGCGGCACGGCTTCGTGGAGACGATGGACATGGAGCTGGTGGCGGGCCGGACGTTCTCGCGCGACTTCGCCGCCGACTCGGCCAACGTCATCATCAACGAGCGCGCCGCCGAGGCGATGGGCATGGAGAACCCCCTCGGGCAGGACCTCGCGCTCTGGGGCCGCGAGGGGCAGATCGTCGGCGTCGTCAAGGACTTCCACATACGCTCGCTCTACGCGCCCATCGAGCCGACGATCCTCCGCCTCGAACCGGAATACTCCGACTTCCTTTACGTCCGCACGGCGGCGGGCGAGACGGCCGCCGCGCTCGCGAGCCTGGAGGCGGTCTACGCCCGGTTCAACCCCGGCTACCCCTTCGAGACCACGTTCCTCGACGAGGAATACGAGCGGATGTACCAGGGCGAGCTCGTGGTGGGCACCCTCGCCAACTTCTTCGCGGGCGTGGCCATCTCGATTGCGTGCCTCGGGCTGTTCGGGCTCGCGGCCTACACGGCCGAGCGGCGGCGCAAAGAGATCGGCGTGCGGAAGGTGCTCGGCGCGAGCGTCGGCGGCGTGGTGACGCTGCTGTCGCGCGACTTCGTCCGCCTCGTGCTCATCGGGTTCGCGCTCGCCGCACCGCTCGCGTGGTGGCTCATGAACCGATGGCTCGACGGCTTCGCCTACCGCGTCGATCTCGGGGCGGGCGTGTTCCTCGTCGCCGGCGCGGCCGCGCTCGTGATCGCGCTCGCCGCCGTCAGCGGGCAGGCCCTCCGCGCCGCCACCGCCGACCCCGTCGAGTCGCTCCGTTACGAGTGA
- a CDS encoding ABC transporter permease, translating to MLKNYLTIALRSLKRRAGYTLIHVAGLGVGLACCLLIALFVREELSYDRFHENADRIVRVASDWGDFSVPSTNWPFVQALRADYPELEVATLLRYGGAVRRGEQHLREPEIFYADPTLFDVFSFALASGDPADALAEPYTAVLSEAAARKYFGDADPLGETLTLYGGVDVTVTGVLAPLGGSSHFNPEFVVSWETLGALGYLDQFGWGSNSVYTYVLLPDGMDAATLEAALPAIAERHAGENWNGAALTLQPLASIHLHSHHNMELEANGRASAVWLFGAVALFILLLACVNFMNLATARSVERAREVGVRKSVGAQRGQLARQFLTEALLLAGLALGVALALVALALPLFRTLADRALVVDAGAAVLAVLAALGLTLAVGLVAGSYPALVLSGFRPAEVLKGAFATSGRGVVLRKGLVVFQFAITVALLVGTFVVYGQLGFLRSASLGFDKARLVSVDLQEEPPDAFLAALARRPEVVAAAAASTSFPSELLDGDGLAFRDATEIDAFVGVRTVAVSPDFFDVLGVGFEAGRGFVPGSAPDSSAVVLNETAARLLLAKSEDRAAGDIADLIGTEVLVNAPLSRGGALVPILGVVEDFNMATLHEAVEPVRFILRPDRFDVALVRVGPGEATATVAALRSAWAEARPGALFEYRFTDAAFDAAYRAEERLGTLVTVFAGLAVFIACLGLLGLAAYAAQQRRKEIGVRKVLGASIGQIVALLTKDFAALVLVGFVAAVPLAWWAMDRWLDGFAYRVDLGAGVFVGAGLVALAVALAAVSVQALRAASTDPVQALRHD from the coding sequence ATGCTAAAGAACTACCTCACGATCGCCCTCCGCAGCCTGAAGCGCCGCGCGGGCTACACGCTCATCCACGTCGCCGGGCTCGGCGTCGGGCTCGCGTGCTGCCTGCTCATCGCGCTCTTCGTCCGCGAAGAGCTGAGCTACGACCGCTTCCACGAAAACGCCGACCGAATCGTCCGCGTCGCCAGCGACTGGGGCGACTTCAGCGTGCCGTCCACGAACTGGCCGTTCGTGCAGGCCCTCCGCGCCGACTACCCCGAGCTTGAGGTCGCGACGCTGCTGCGCTACGGCGGGGCCGTGCGCCGGGGCGAGCAGCACCTCCGCGAGCCGGAGATCTTCTACGCCGACCCCACGCTCTTCGACGTGTTCTCGTTCGCCCTCGCGAGCGGCGACCCGGCGGACGCCCTCGCCGAGCCGTACACCGCCGTCCTCTCCGAAGCGGCGGCGCGGAAATACTTCGGCGATGCCGACCCGCTCGGCGAGACGCTCACGCTCTACGGCGGCGTCGACGTCACCGTCACCGGCGTGCTCGCCCCGCTCGGCGGCTCGTCGCACTTCAACCCCGAGTTCGTCGTGTCGTGGGAGACGCTGGGCGCGCTCGGCTACCTCGACCAGTTCGGGTGGGGCAGCAACAGCGTCTACACGTACGTCCTCTTGCCCGACGGGATGGACGCCGCGACGCTCGAAGCCGCGCTGCCCGCCATCGCCGAGCGCCACGCCGGCGAGAACTGGAACGGGGCGGCGCTGACGCTCCAGCCCCTCGCGAGCATCCACCTCCACTCGCACCACAACATGGAGTTGGAGGCGAACGGCCGCGCCTCAGCCGTCTGGCTCTTCGGCGCCGTGGCCCTCTTCATCCTCCTCCTGGCGTGCGTCAACTTCATGAACCTCGCCACGGCGCGGAGCGTGGAGCGCGCCCGCGAGGTCGGCGTGCGCAAGAGCGTCGGCGCGCAGCGCGGCCAGCTCGCCCGGCAGTTCCTCACCGAGGCCCTCCTCCTCGCCGGGCTCGCGCTCGGCGTCGCGCTCGCGCTCGTCGCCCTCGCCCTCCCCCTCTTCCGCACGCTCGCCGACCGCGCGCTCGTCGTGGACGCGGGGGCGGCGGTGCTGGCCGTGCTGGCGGCACTCGGGCTCACGCTCGCCGTCGGCCTGGTCGCCGGGAGCTACCCGGCGCTCGTGCTCTCGGGCTTCCGCCCGGCCGAGGTGCTGAAGGGGGCGTTCGCGACGAGCGGGCGCGGCGTGGTCCTCCGCAAAGGGCTCGTCGTGTTCCAGTTCGCGATCACCGTCGCGCTCCTCGTCGGCACGTTCGTCGTCTACGGCCAGCTCGGCTTCCTCCGCAGCGCGAGCCTCGGGTTCGACAAGGCCCGGCTCGTCAGCGTGGACCTGCAGGAGGAGCCGCCCGACGCCTTCCTCGCCGCACTCGCCCGACGGCCGGAGGTGGTCGCCGCCGCGGCAGCCTCGACCTCGTTCCCGAGCGAGCTCCTCGACGGCGACGGACTCGCCTTCCGCGACGCGACGGAGATCGACGCGTTCGTCGGCGTCCGCACCGTCGCCGTCAGCCCCGACTTCTTCGACGTGCTCGGGGTCGGGTTCGAGGCCGGGCGCGGGTTCGTGCCCGGCTCCGCGCCGGACTCCAGCGCGGTCGTGCTCAACGAGACGGCCGCGCGGCTCCTCCTCGCCAAGTCCGAAGATCGAGCGGCCGGCGACATCGCCGACTTGATCGGGACGGAGGTGCTCGTGAACGCGCCGCTGAGCCGGGGCGGCGCGCTCGTCCCCATCCTCGGCGTCGTCGAGGACTTCAACATGGCGACGCTGCACGAGGCCGTCGAGCCCGTGCGGTTCATCCTCCGGCCGGACCGGTTCGACGTCGCGCTCGTGCGCGTCGGACCCGGCGAGGCGACGGCCACCGTCGCGGCGCTGCGGTCGGCGTGGGCCGAGGCGCGGCCCGGCGCGCTCTTCGAGTACCGCTTCACCGACGCGGCCTTCGACGCGGCATACCGGGCGGAGGAGCGGCTCGGCACGCTCGTCACCGTCTTCGCCGGGCTCGCCGTCTTCATCGCGTGCCTCGGGCTGCTCGGGCTCGCCGCGTACGCCGCGCAGCAGCGGCGCAAAGAGATCGGCGTGCGGAAGGTGCTCGGCGCGAGCATCGGCCAGATCGTAGCGCTCTTGACGAAGGATTTCGCCGCGCTCGTGCTCGTCGGCTTCGTCGCCGCCGTGCCGCTCGCGTGGTGGGCGATGGACCGGTGGCTCGACGGCTTCGCCTACCGCGTCGACCTCGGGGCCGGCGTGTTCGTCGGGGCCGGGCTCGTGGCGCTCGCGGTGGCGCTCGCCGCCGTCAGCGTGCAGGCCCTCCGCGCGGCCTCGACCGATCCCGTGCAGGCCCTCCGGCACGACTAA
- a CDS encoding ABC transporter permease, whose translation MLKNYLLIALRTLRKRPGTTLINVGGLGLGLACSFLIVLFIQHERSFDGFHEHGERIVRLTYTRGDAQYANSAAGFAPLLAEAFPEVEHAVRLDLDRRPFLRLPDGTVRRLEGLALADEAFFETFSFPLLRGDAATVLDSPFDLVLSEAAAASLFGDADPVGQTVDYDGQTLTVTGVMADVPANSTIRLSAIAAFPLLAAFHGEEALTDFTNLNYYTYLLLRPGTDAEALAAKMTALARERFGDDGESDYAALLQPLDDVYFNTGLTYDTGPHRDVGTLWTFGAIGLLILLIACVNFMNLATARATQRAKEVGVRKAVGAHKQQLVGQFLVESVGLSVLAVGVGIGLAALALPFFNDAIGTAARLDFGQTLTVLGLVGIGLGAGLVAGSYPAFYLSAFLPARVLKGEVEHSGGGVALRKGLIVFQFAVSAFLIVATLTVYDQLRFMQGRDLGFEKEQVLFLTPPPPVWQQIDTFTDEVGADPRMLAVAQSGGLPGRTGTNRGYNWPGQVGADEQGDSFWTIPAGPGYLDVLGIDLLAGRFFSDEITTDTLDTYVLNETAVRQLGLTPEEAVGAPFRAWDRPMGQIIGVTEDFHFQSLHQEVQPLVMNYIPWFGIVSMRVAPGDLPGTLDHLRATWERFAPGYAFDYTFLDADFDRLYRDEARLGQLFAFFAGVAIFIACLGLFGLAAYTAERRRKEIGVRKVLGASVSQIVALLAGEFARLVLVGFVVAVPLAWWAMDRWLADFAYRVGMGPGVFVLAGGIALVIALAAVSGQALRAASADPVRSLRTE comes from the coding sequence ATGCTCAAGAACTACCTCCTCATCGCGCTCCGCACGCTGCGCAAGCGGCCCGGCACGACCCTCATCAACGTCGGCGGGCTCGGGCTCGGGCTGGCGTGCTCCTTCCTCATCGTGCTCTTCATCCAGCACGAGCGGAGCTTCGACGGCTTCCACGAGCACGGCGAGCGGATCGTCCGGCTGACGTACACCCGCGGCGACGCGCAGTACGCCAACTCCGCCGCCGGCTTCGCGCCGCTCCTCGCCGAGGCGTTCCCCGAGGTCGAGCACGCCGTCCGCCTCGACCTCGACCGCCGCCCGTTCCTCCGCCTCCCCGACGGGACGGTCCGCCGGCTCGAAGGGCTCGCCCTCGCCGACGAGGCCTTCTTCGAGACCTTCTCCTTCCCCCTCTTGCGCGGCGACGCGGCGACGGTCCTCGACAGCCCCTTCGACCTCGTGCTGAGTGAGGCCGCCGCCGCATCGCTCTTCGGCGACGCCGACCCCGTCGGGCAGACCGTGGACTACGACGGGCAGACGCTGACCGTGACGGGCGTGATGGCCGACGTGCCCGCGAACTCGACGATCCGACTCAGCGCCATCGCCGCATTCCCGCTTCTCGCGGCATTCCACGGGGAAGAAGCCCTCACCGACTTCACGAACCTCAACTACTACACCTACCTCCTCCTCCGTCCCGGCACCGACGCCGAAGCGCTCGCCGCGAAGATGACCGCGCTCGCCCGCGAGCGCTTCGGCGACGACGGCGAGAGCGACTACGCGGCGCTCCTCCAGCCGCTCGACGACGTCTACTTCAACACCGGGCTCACCTACGACACCGGCCCGCACCGCGACGTGGGCACGCTCTGGACCTTCGGCGCGATCGGGCTGCTGATCCTCCTCATCGCGTGCGTCAACTTCATGAACCTCGCCACCGCGCGGGCCACGCAGCGCGCCAAAGAGGTCGGCGTGCGGAAGGCGGTCGGGGCGCACAAGCAGCAGCTCGTCGGGCAGTTCCTCGTCGAGTCGGTGGGGCTGAGCGTGCTCGCCGTCGGCGTCGGGATCGGGCTCGCGGCGCTCGCGCTCCCGTTCTTCAACGACGCTATAGGTACGGCGGCGCGGCTCGACTTCGGCCAGACGCTGACCGTCCTCGGCCTCGTCGGGATCGGGCTCGGCGCGGGGCTCGTGGCGGGGAGTTACCCCGCGTTCTACCTCTCCGCGTTCCTGCCGGCGCGCGTGCTCAAGGGCGAGGTGGAGCACAGCGGTGGCGGCGTGGCACTGCGCAAGGGGCTCATCGTCTTCCAGTTCGCCGTCTCTGCCTTCCTCATCGTCGCCACGCTGACAGTCTACGACCAGCTCCGGTTCATGCAGGGGCGCGACCTCGGCTTCGAGAAGGAGCAGGTGCTCTTCCTCACCCCGCCGCCGCCCGTCTGGCAGCAGATCGACACGTTCACCGACGAGGTCGGGGCCGATCCGCGCATGCTCGCCGTCGCGCAGTCCGGCGGCCTGCCGGGGCGGACCGGCACGAACCGCGGCTACAACTGGCCCGGCCAGGTCGGGGCCGACGAGCAGGGCGACAGCTTCTGGACGATCCCCGCTGGCCCGGGCTACCTCGACGTGCTCGGCATCGACCTCCTCGCCGGGCGCTTCTTCTCCGACGAGATCACGACCGACACGCTCGACACGTACGTGCTCAACGAGACGGCCGTGCGGCAGCTCGGGCTGACGCCGGAGGAAGCCGTCGGCGCACCGTTCCGTGCGTGGGACCGGCCGATGGGCCAGATCATCGGCGTGACCGAGGACTTCCACTTCCAGTCGCTCCACCAGGAGGTGCAGCCGCTCGTGATGAACTACATCCCGTGGTTCGGGATCGTGTCGATGCGCGTGGCGCCGGGCGACCTCCCCGGCACCCTCGACCATCTCCGCGCGACGTGGGAGCGGTTCGCCCCCGGCTACGCCTTCGACTACACGTTCCTCGACGCCGACTTCGACCGGCTCTACCGGGACGAGGCGCGGCTCGGCCAGCTCTTCGCCTTCTTCGCGGGCGTCGCCATCTTCATCGCCTGCCTCGGCCTCTTCGGGCTGGCCGCCTACACGGCGGAGCGGCGGCGCAAAGAGATCGGCGTGCGGAAGGTGCTCGGCGCCAGCGTGTCCCAGATCGTCGCGCTCCTCGCGGGGGAGTTCGCCCGCCTCGTGCTCGTCGGCTTCGTCGTCGCCGTGCCGCTGGCGTGGTGGGCGATGGACCGATGGCTGGCCGACTTCGCCTACCGCGTCGGGATGGGGCCGGGCGTCTTCGTCCTTGCCGGCGGGATCGCGCTCGTCATCGCCCTCGCCGCCGTGAGCGGGCAGGCCCTCCGCGCGGCCTCGGCCGACCCCGTCCGCTCGCTCCGCACGGAATAA
- a CDS encoding ABC transporter permease, translated as MLKNYLVVALRSLRRQKGYAFINVFGLAVGIAVCLLAGLFVRSELSFDRFHEKSERIVRPWVHEEYGPDEQFTNTVTPLPLGPTLAAEVPEVEAFTRTLPFTVTVVRGAEAANESALLVDPAFFDLFSFPLVSGSADPLARHDAVVLTETTAQRYFGEADPVGQALTLRLDDAERTFTVAAVAADPPTTSSVQFGALLPFSQVDGVVSERQLQSWFNVSAETYVLLRDGATPAEVEATLPPVIATALGPDFEGTYTVGLQPIRDIHLNPDLPTGIAAVSDPRYAVTLGVIALLVLLIACINFTTLAVGRSVERTREVGVRKAMGAHRSQLMGQFWGEAALMTGLALVAGFSLAVMALPTFNDIAGRTLSLRPDAGLVLAALALTGIVALVAGSYPAVVLSRSRPAEVLRGRLGLGTRSGVQRGLVALQFALSIGLLAGTLVIAQQLRYLQSTNLGYAADRVVALPNASDFRAGLEPLAPLLGALGQESAVSAVSAGAFSFGDPAWAEGGFTDAADRYRTFRFNAVAPDFLTTMQIALLEGTGFAPAPALAAQQVVVNQAFAEAFDGVVVGQPLPEPFAAYTVAGVTEDFHYASLHTAVEPLLLVTEAQPLFQGLENVGFATSPDLDVLVRLGPGPLPAAMAALERVWTATAPDRPFDYVFLDDALDQQYRAEERLGRIVGIASGLAVLIACLGLFGLAALVATQRRKEIGVRKVLGASVPDLVLLLSKDLATLVGVAFVVAAPLAYVLVGQWLDDFAYRIEVGPGAFALAGGLALVVALLTITVHTLRAATADPVEALRTE; from the coding sequence ATGCTCAAGAATTACCTCGTCGTCGCCCTCCGCTCGCTCCGTCGTCAGAAGGGCTATGCGTTCATCAACGTCTTCGGCCTCGCCGTCGGGATCGCCGTCTGCCTCCTCGCCGGGCTATTCGTCCGCAGCGAACTGAGCTTCGACCGCTTCCACGAGAAGTCCGAGCGGATCGTGCGGCCGTGGGTCCATGAGGAGTACGGGCCGGACGAGCAGTTCACGAACACCGTCACGCCGCTCCCGCTCGGACCGACGCTGGCCGCTGAGGTGCCGGAGGTCGAGGCGTTCACGCGGACGCTGCCCTTCACGGTCACCGTCGTGCGCGGGGCCGAGGCGGCGAACGAGAGCGCCCTCCTCGTGGACCCGGCGTTCTTCGACCTCTTCTCGTTCCCGCTCGTGTCCGGCAGCGCCGACCCGCTCGCCCGACACGACGCCGTCGTGCTCACCGAGACGACCGCGCAGCGCTACTTCGGCGAGGCAGACCCCGTCGGGCAGGCGCTCACGCTGCGGCTGGACGACGCGGAGCGGACGTTCACCGTGGCCGCCGTCGCCGCCGATCCGCCGACGACCTCCAGCGTGCAGTTCGGCGCGCTCCTCCCCTTCAGCCAGGTCGACGGGGTGGTGAGCGAGCGGCAGCTCCAGAGCTGGTTCAACGTCAGCGCCGAGACGTATGTGCTCCTGCGTGACGGGGCGACGCCCGCCGAGGTCGAAGCAACGCTGCCGCCCGTCATCGCGACGGCGCTCGGGCCCGATTTCGAGGGAACGTACACAGTCGGGCTTCAGCCGATCCGTGACATCCACCTCAACCCGGACCTGCCAACCGGCATCGCGGCGGTGAGCGATCCGCGCTACGCCGTCACGCTGGGCGTGATCGCGCTCCTCGTGCTCCTCATCGCCTGCATCAACTTCACGACGCTCGCCGTCGGGCGGAGCGTCGAGCGGACGCGCGAGGTCGGCGTGCGCAAGGCGATGGGCGCGCACCGGAGCCAGCTCATGGGGCAGTTCTGGGGTGAGGCCGCGCTGATGACCGGCCTCGCGCTCGTCGCCGGATTCAGCCTCGCCGTCATGGCGCTGCCGACGTTCAACGACATCGCCGGGCGCACGCTCTCGCTCCGGCCCGACGCGGGGCTCGTGCTCGCCGCGCTCGCCCTCACCGGAATCGTCGCGCTCGTGGCGGGGAGCTACCCGGCCGTCGTACTCTCGCGCTCGCGCCCGGCCGAGGTGCTGCGTGGGCGGCTCGGGCTCGGGACGCGCTCGGGCGTCCAGCGCGGCCTCGTCGCCCTCCAGTTCGCCCTCTCGATCGGGCTGCTCGCGGGCACGCTCGTCATCGCGCAGCAGCTCCGCTACCTCCAGTCGACGAACCTCGGCTACGCCGCCGACCGCGTCGTCGCCCTCCCCAACGCCTCCGACTTCCGGGCCGGGCTGGAGCCGCTCGCCCCGCTCCTCGGCGCGCTCGGGCAGGAGAGCGCCGTGAGCGCCGTGAGCGCGGGCGCTTTCTCGTTCGGCGACCCGGCGTGGGCGGAAGGCGGCTTCACCGACGCCGCCGACCGCTACCGCACGTTCCGCTTCAACGCCGTCGCCCCGGACTTCCTGACGACGATGCAGATCGCCCTGCTTGAGGGCACCGGCTTCGCCCCAGCGCCCGCGCTCGCGGCGCAGCAGGTCGTCGTCAACCAGGCGTTCGCCGAAGCCTTTGACGGCGTCGTCGTCGGGCAGCCGTTGCCGGAGCCGTTCGCGGCGTACACCGTCGCCGGGGTCACCGAGGACTTCCACTACGCCTCGCTCCACACGGCCGTCGAGCCGCTCCTGCTCGTGACCGAAGCCCAGCCGCTCTTCCAGGGACTGGAGAACGTCGGCTTCGCTACCTCGCCCGACCTCGACGTGCTCGTCCGGCTCGGCCCCGGCCCGCTCCCGGCGGCGATGGCGGCACTGGAGCGCGTGTGGACCGCGACCGCCCCCGACCGCCCCTTCGACTACGTCTTCCTCGACGACGCGCTCGACCAGCAGTACCGGGCCGAGGAGCGGCTCGGGCGGATCGTCGGCATCGCGAGTGGGCTGGCCGTGCTGATCGCGTGCCTCGGGCTGTTCGGCCTCGCCGCGCTCGTGGCGACGCAGCGGCGCAAAGAGATCGGCGTGCGGAAGGTGCTCGGCGCGAGCGTGCCGGACCTCGTGCTGCTGCTCTCGAAAGACCTCGCCACGCTCGTCGGCGTCGCCTTCGTCGTCGCGGCCCCGCTGGCGTACGTGCTGGTCGGGCAGTGGCTCGACGACTTCGCGTACCGCATCGAGGTCGGGCCGGGCGCCTTCGCCCTCGCGGGCGGGCTGGCGCTCGTCGTCGCGCTCCTCACGATCACGGTCCACACGCTCCGCGCGGCCACCGCCGATCCGGTCGAAGCGCTCCGCACTGAGTAA